AACGACGCGCAGATCACCAGCGCTGCGGCGCCGTAGCAATCCGGGTGCAGGGCTGTGGCCCGATCGCGCTGCCGGGCTTCCGCGGCTTCCCCCGAAAGCCCCTTGTTGATCTGGAAGGTGAAACCGCGATGGCGTGAGGCGTCCAAGAAGGCGTTCGCTACTTGCTCCGGCCGCTCCCTCAGCGCCTGGGTGGGAATCCAGAGTGAGTCGTAGCTGTTCCAGAAGGCCCCCACCTCTCCCTGGTTGCCCTCCCACCAGAACCGTCCTTTTGGGGCACCGGGTTGGTCGTCCCGGATCACCGCCCCCGGCTTCAAGCGCTCCCAGGCTTCGGCATTCCAGATGTCTTTGAACGGCATGAAGGTGAACTCCGGCTGCACCGTGAAGCGATCGGGCTGGGCCCGGAACGGTTCCAGCAGTGCGTCGAGGCTGCTGCGCACCTGCGCGTCCGGCAGGTCCAAGGCGGTGAGCAGGAAGCCCAGGCTGTTGTCGGGGTTGAACTGGATCTGCTCGCCCCAATGCGGGTTATCCAGATGGCGGGGGTAGAAGCGCAGTACCGCTTCGATGAGCTCGCGGTAGGCGGCGTCATCCACCGCTTTCACCCCACCGGTCACCAGGGCCAGCCGTTCGGGGATCGGATGGCTCAGCAGCGTGATCGAGCTGAGCACGCCGAAACTGCAGGCACCGCCGCCCCGCAAGGCGAAGAACAGCTCCGGATCCTGGTGCTGGTTCACCCGCCGGATCCGGCCATCGGCGGTGATCACCTCCGCCTCCAGTAACCCGGCGGCACCTGAGCCGTAGCGCTTGGAGAAGCTGCCGAAGCCGCTGCCGAGGATGAAGCCGCCGCAGGCGCCCACGCTGGTGCAACCGCCCCCCTGCACGTAGCGGCCCGCTGCGGTGGCGGCCACATACACCTCCAGCC
Above is a genomic segment from Synechococcus sp. UW69 containing:
- a CDS encoding FAD-binding oxidoreductase, which gives rise to MADNRALAANTEGRFWGAGAMTSQGRWSRRALLRMLGAGIATAGAGPLLPKGARAGSAPSRQAWAALEQQLQGRLLTPQLPWSNASAGVLQKLRNPFWIQDQPMGLQSTGWLGGWQAAASSRAIAAESAEDLAAGVRFAQQHRLRLVVKGAGHDYLGRNCAPDSLLLWTQPMRGIQVHEAFLPQGAPAGTTAQQAITVQAGVRWLEVYVAATAAGRYVQGGGCTSVGACGGFILGSGFGSFSKRYGSGAAGLLEAEVITADGRIRRVNQHQDPELFFALRGGGACSFGVLSSITLLSHPIPERLALVTGGVKAVDDAAYRELIEAVLRFYPRHLDNPHWGEQIQFNPDNSLGFLLTALDLPDAQVRSSLDALLEPFRAQPDRFTVQPEFTFMPFKDIWNAEAWERLKPGAVIRDDQPGAPKGRFWWEGNQGEVGAFWNSYDSLWIPTQALRERPEQVANAFLDASRHRGFTFQINKGLSGEAAEARQRDRATALHPDCYGAAALVICASLQQYRYPGLAGHEPDIQQGQAEADRVQRVLATLRRVFPKAGTYGNETDYFLKDAGQAQWGPHLERLQAIKRRVDPSNLFRVHNGIGNLQG